In the Mytilus trossulus isolate FHL-02 chromosome 1, PNRI_Mtr1.1.1.hap1, whole genome shotgun sequence genome, one interval contains:
- the LOC134711350 gene encoding uncharacterized protein LOC134711350 — protein MATVGETPVSYDNSMDVSRIGNSSLQEECLLKLWNEYITESLIESTPCEIGIYEWKNNRTIVTTKKFKISAEELDHIKDGMECPNIVYRKGVTVDGYHYNVQVADGKYGIYSRTLDKGCTVCKTFSMLIIATNGNGVKSSKCNEEIMKLGDYLQRLGL, from the coding sequence ATGGCCACTGTCGGTGAAACTCCAGTATCTTATGACAACAGTATGGACGTTTCCCGTATCGGCAATTCTAGTCTACAAGAAGAATGTCTTTTGAAGTTGTGGAACGAATATATTACTGAAAGTCTTATTGAATCTACACCATGTGAGATCGGGATTTATGAATGGAAGAATAACAGAACTATTGTTACTActaaaaagttcaaaatttcTGCTGAGGAATTGGACCATATCAAGGATGGAATGGAATGTCCGAACATTGTCTACAGGAAAGGTGTAACCGTGGACGGTTATCATTATAACGTACAAGTTGCTGATGGTAAATATGGGATATACTCTCGGACATTAGACAAAGGTTGCACCGTGTGTAAAACATTTAGTATGTTGATTATCGCTACCAATGGGAATGGCGTCAAGTCTTCCAAATGTAATGAAGAAATCATGAAGTTGGGGGACTATTTACAGAGATTAGGATTATAA